The nucleotide window CCTGCCGGAAACGCTCACCGTCTCGCGGGACCGCATACTGGTGGCAACGGACTCGCGCAAGGTCTTTTGCCTGGGGGAATAGAAGAATAACGTGGATCGCTGGCGTGGGTCGTTCCAGCTGTCTCACCGGCCCCGGTTAATATCGTTGTCGGTAGGGCCGATACTATGGAGAGCGCGTAGGCATATGCACTAGGAGCCCAGGAGGCTCGCGGGAAGGGTTGCGGCTTTGCGCTCGCACGCGGGGAGGCGCGTGAAGAAAGGGATAAGAGGCGTGCAGGCTCTCGCGGGGAGCGGGAAGGGAAACCGGAGGCGTAAGCCGCGTGAGCGTTAAAACACCGACGTGAAGGGAGAAGCGGCAGGAATCAAGGGTAAGACAAGGAATGAGATCACGGTAAAGCGGAAGGGGGAGTTATGAGACGTTCTGGAAAAATGTGGTACTTAACGGTGGCGGCGGTTTGCCTGGCCATGGCCTGCCTGCTGCTGGCCTTCCCCGGTTGTTTCGGAGGCGAGCCGAGCGTGGACGAGATCTGGGAGGAATCCGAGAAGGCGCAGGAGAACATCACATCCCTCCATATGGAGATCACCGTCCTCTACCAGAACACGAAGTTCGGCAGCGGGCAGATACAAACCTACACCGTTGACGTGAGCGGCAACAACGTTCACCTGCAGAACTCCATCTTCGGGCACACTTTCAGCGAGGTGATCGTGGTAGGAGGAAAGCAATACTCGCGTGTCATGAACGAGAAGGATTGGAAGGAGCAACCCGCGAGCATAACGGCTCAAGGGGCCACGGAGCAGGTGGGGGGATTCGCCAATCTGCCGTCCATTGCGGCTTCCAAGGAGAACAAGGGGATCGAGAAGATAGGCGGGAAAGAGGCGTATCATCTGAGCTTCGGCCTCTCCCCCGATTCCATATCCAGCCTCTTCAAGAGCGTGCCGGTGACGCAACTCTCGGCGGCGGCGGGTGGAAGCGTGGACGTCTGGGTGGAAAAGGAGACCCACTACCGGGTCAAGTACGAGGCAATTGTCCAGAACGTGCTGATAACCGAGCAGATCGGCTACGGCGACGTGCGTATAGTGACCACAGTCAGCGAGATAAACCAGCCCATAAGCATCAGCCCGCCGGCATGATACGCGCCTGCTGAAACGGAGGGGGCCGCGCGTCCCATGGGCCGCGCGGCCCTTATGTTACGCGTATGTTACGCTGGCGTAACTTTTCCGTCAAAATATGGGACACCATATAAAACATATATTTTACCGATCCGATATATATCGCGAGGCAACAAGGCGCGGACAAGCGGCGCTTGTTCGGCGTGAAGGACGTTGTGAGATAGTGGCAGCCTGGCAGGTAGGAGGGGGCAGCCTGGAGCCTTTGAGGCAAAAACGGCACGCAAAGAGAGAAAGGGATTCAGGTATTGGAAAACCTATTACAACGGGCCAGGCGTCAAGATGACCGGGGTTATTACCCGAGTCGGGTAGGGGCGAACGCGGCATCGCTTCTCTCCACGCCGTATGATGCCTACCTCCCGCGGATACCTGATGCCTGCCTCCCGCGGATAGCACATGCGGATGCCTCGCGCTTTTCGCCGTCTGCCACGCTTTACATGCGATACCAGGACGTCGTTGCGCCGCCGGTATATATGGCTGTGACTGTGGCGATCACCCTTTCCCCGGGTTTTTTAAAGGTAAATCGGCCGCGGGCATAGAATATTTGCCGTTGTAAGTTACCGATAAGTAAGGAGATGAATGGACAGTGGACGGACGGGATCTGGAATGAGCACCGATCCCTGGCTGTAAGCGTGAGGAGAGGGTTTCGAGTTGAGTAGAGTTAGGGGGTCGAGAACATGTTGATCAACCGAAGCCTGCAGAAGATCATCAACCTGTTGGTCGTGATCTTGGTGGTTTCCCTGGTGGCCATAGGGGGGGTGCTGGCCTTACCTGCACGCAGCCCGTTCGGGCCCTTGCTGGGAAAGATATTCAGCTCCAAGGACAACCTGGTGGGCATGTTCAACAACCTCGATCCCAAGGAGGTCGCCAGGGCCATCAACGAGAATCCCGACCTGGTGAAGGAACTGCTCCCCTACCTGCAGGCGGATATCCTGGCAGCGGCCCTCAACGACAACGCGCAGTTCGTGAACGACCTGGTCGCCGCCCTCGACCCCCGGGTGGCGGCCGATCTGGTGAACGAGAACACCGATTTCGTGAACGAGGTCATCCCCTATCTCGACCCCCAGGCGCTGGCGGAAGTATTGAACAACAACTACACCTTCATCGTTCAGGTGACGCAATATCTCGACCCCTTCGCCTTTGCCTATATCGTCAATAACAACGAGAGCTTCGCTATCCAGTTGGTAGGAGCGCTGGACCCCGTGGTCATCGCCAACGTCATCAACAACAACGGGACCTTCATCACGCAGGTGGCGGGGCTTTTAGATGCGGCCGTGCTGGCGCGGGCGATCAACGAGAACCCGAGCCTGGCGGTGGACCTGGTGGGGCAGCTTGACCCGAGGGTGGCCGCCATGGTGGTCAACGCCAACGGCCGTTTCCTCAATTCCGTGCTGGGTATGCTCGATCCCAGGGTCCTCGCGGGAGCGGTCAACGCCAACGGCCGTTTCCTGGTGCAACTCCTGGGATACCTCGATCCCAAGGTGGTCGCCGAAGCGCTGAACAACAACGAGCACCTGGTTAATGACGTAATCACCCTGCTCAAACCCGATTTCATCGCCTCCCTCATCAACAACCAGTCCTTCGTGACCGCGGTCATCGGTTACCTGAACCCTGCGTCGGTGGCCGGTTCCATAAACGCGAACAGCGGCTTCGTGAGCGCCCTGCTCGGGCACTTGGATCCCTCCATGGTGGCGGGGGCGGTGTCCAGCAACTACGCCTGGATCGATTCCCTCATCGGTCAGCTCGACGGCGCCCAGCTGGGGCACATCCTGGACAACAACTCGGCCTTCATGACCGACTTCGTGGGGGCCCTCTCCACCGATACCGTGGCCGGCATCGTCAACGGCAACCAGGCGTGGATCACCGAGCTGCTGGGCAAGCTCGACCCCTCGGTGGTAGCGGGGGCCGTATCGGACAACGCCGCCTGGATCGACTCCCTGATCGGTCAGCTGGACGGCGCCCAGCTTGGTCACATCATGGACAACAACAGCGCTTTCCTGGTCGACTTCGTGGGGGCCCTCT belongs to Actinomycetota bacterium and includes:
- a CDS encoding LppX_LprAFG lipoprotein — protein: MWYLTVAAVCLAMACLLLAFPGCFGGEPSVDEIWEESEKAQENITSLHMEITVLYQNTKFGSGQIQTYTVDVSGNNVHLQNSIFGHTFSEVIVVGGKQYSRVMNEKDWKEQPASITAQGATEQVGGFANLPSIAASKENKGIEKIGGKEAYHLSFGLSPDSISSLFKSVPVTQLSAAAGGSVDVWVEKETHYRVKYEAIVQNVLITEQIGYGDVRIVTTVSEINQPISISPPA